The following proteins are encoded in a genomic region of Bradyrhizobium sp. SK17:
- a CDS encoding lysine--tRNA ligase: protein MSVIDLAASPSDLRALAEQSNAWPFEQAKAIVARLKKNPKDEVLFETGYGPSGLPHIGTFGEVARTTMVRHAFRVLTEDKIKTRLLAFSDDMDGLRKVPDNVPNKELLQQHLGKPLTKVPDPFGTHPSFGQHNNARLRAFLDQFGFDYEFASSTEYYTSGRFDAALLRMLERIEKVMAIMLPSLREERAASYSPFLPICPRTGLVLYVPVTAHDAKAGTISYEDPDTKESVTVPVTGGRCKLQWKPDWAMRWYALGVDYEMAGKDLIDSVKLSAKICTALGGTPPEGFNYELFLDDKGQKISKSKGNGLTIDEWLRYASPESLSLFMYREPKAAKRLYFDVIPRNVDEYQQFLDGFTRQEPRQQLQNPVWHIHSGKPPQADMPVTFQLLLTLVSSSNAENAETLWGFIGRYRPGVTPETHPKLDAMVGYAINYYRDFVAPTKQFREPTDGERAALQDLRDALANMPANAAAEDIQNVVYEIGRREPFLDMVKKGKDGRPGVSLDWFNMLYQVLLGQEKGPRFGSFVAVYGVQNAVNMIDGALARSS from the coding sequence ATGTCCGTGATTGATCTTGCCGCCAGCCCGAGCGACCTGCGGGCGCTCGCCGAACAATCCAACGCCTGGCCGTTCGAGCAGGCGAAAGCGATTGTGGCGCGGCTGAAGAAAAATCCCAAGGACGAGGTGCTGTTCGAGACTGGCTACGGCCCGTCGGGCCTGCCGCATATCGGCACCTTCGGCGAGGTCGCGCGCACCACCATGGTGCGCCACGCCTTCCGCGTGCTCACCGAGGACAAGATCAAGACGCGGCTGCTCGCCTTCTCGGACGACATGGACGGCCTGCGCAAGGTGCCGGACAACGTACCGAACAAGGAGCTGCTGCAACAGCATCTCGGCAAGCCGCTGACCAAGGTGCCCGATCCGTTCGGCACCCATCCGAGCTTCGGCCAGCACAACAATGCGCGGCTGCGCGCCTTCCTCGACCAGTTCGGTTTCGACTACGAGTTCGCAAGCTCGACCGAATACTACACCTCCGGCCGCTTCGACGCCGCGCTGCTCCGTATGCTGGAGCGGATCGAGAAGGTGATGGCGATCATGCTGCCCTCGCTGCGCGAAGAGCGCGCCGCGAGCTACTCGCCGTTCCTGCCGATCTGCCCGCGCACCGGCCTCGTGCTCTACGTGCCGGTGACGGCGCATGACGCCAAGGCCGGCACGATCTCGTATGAGGATCCCGACACCAAGGAGAGCGTCACCGTTCCGGTCACCGGCGGCCGTTGCAAGCTGCAATGGAAGCCGGACTGGGCGATGCGCTGGTACGCGCTCGGCGTCGACTATGAAATGGCCGGCAAGGACCTGATCGACTCGGTGAAGCTGTCGGCGAAGATCTGCACGGCGCTCGGCGGCACGCCGCCGGAAGGCTTCAACTACGAACTGTTCCTCGACGACAAGGGCCAGAAAATCTCGAAGTCGAAGGGCAACGGCCTGACGATCGACGAATGGCTGCGTTACGCCTCGCCGGAATCGCTGTCGCTGTTCATGTACCGCGAGCCGAAGGCGGCGAAGCGGCTGTATTTCGACGTCATCCCGCGCAATGTCGACGAGTACCAGCAGTTCCTTGATGGCTTCACCCGCCAGGAGCCGCGGCAGCAGTTGCAGAATCCGGTCTGGCACATCCATTCCGGCAAGCCGCCGCAGGCCGACATGCCGGTCACCTTCCAGCTCTTGCTGACGCTGGTGTCGTCGTCGAACGCGGAAAACGCCGAGACGTTGTGGGGCTTCATCGGCCGCTACCGTCCAGGCGTGACGCCGGAGACGCATCCGAAGCTCGATGCGATGGTCGGCTACGCCATCAACTATTATCGCGACTTCGTGGCGCCGACCAAGCAGTTCCGCGAACCGACCGACGGCGAACGCGCCGCGTTGCAGGATCTGCGCGATGCGCTCGCCAACATGCCGGCGAATGCTGCCGCGGAAGACATCCAGAACGTGGTCTACGAGATCGGCCGCCGCGAGCCGTTCCTCGACATGGTCAAGAAGGGCAAGGATGGCCGCCCCGGCGTCTCGCTCGACTGGTTCAACATGCTCTACC
- a CDS encoding transporter substrate-binding domain-containing protein yields MPDPFTQPFAVRSRQLCLVVGVMAAGLLVLAGPASAQTPPAAKTAPAPPTAAAPAQAVPATPPAAAAPTAPAQPPKAAAAAPQAVPGFWDPRRRPDRPDLSRLTVIRFLTETDYPPFNFTGPDGNPAGFNVDLARALCDEIKVTCTIQMRRFETLIDALATNRGDAIIASMAVTPQLRAKVDFTDPYYRAPARFVSRRDNVMPEIRPEYLEGKKVGVIAGTSHEAYLKAMFTDAEIHSYPDNDALRAALRRGEVDFIFGDAISLAFWINGTDSDGCCAFSGGPFVESRYFGEGVGIAVRKGNDLLRQSLNWALFRIWEKGRYTDLWLRYFSISPF; encoded by the coding sequence ATGCCCGACCCGTTCACCCAGCCCTTTGCCGTCCGCTCGCGCCAGCTCTGCCTGGTTGTGGGAGTGATGGCGGCCGGTTTGCTGGTCCTGGCCGGTCCAGCGTCCGCGCAGACGCCACCGGCGGCCAAGACGGCGCCGGCTCCGCCCACCGCGGCCGCTCCTGCTCAAGCCGTGCCCGCGACGCCTCCGGCAGCCGCTGCGCCGACCGCCCCGGCCCAACCGCCCAAGGCCGCCGCGGCCGCGCCGCAGGCCGTGCCCGGGTTCTGGGACCCGCGCCGTCGGCCGGATCGCCCGGACCTGTCGCGCCTCACCGTGATCCGCTTCCTGACCGAGACCGATTATCCGCCGTTCAACTTCACCGGTCCCGACGGCAATCCTGCCGGCTTCAACGTCGACCTGGCGCGCGCGCTCTGCGACGAGATCAAGGTCACCTGCACCATCCAGATGCGCCGCTTCGAGACCCTGATCGATGCGCTCGCCACCAACCGGGGCGACGCCATCATCGCGTCGATGGCGGTGACGCCGCAGTTGCGCGCCAAGGTCGATTTCACCGATCCCTATTACCGCGCGCCGGCACGCTTCGTGTCGCGCCGCGACAATGTGATGCCGGAAATCCGCCCCGAATATCTCGAAGGCAAGAAGGTCGGCGTGATCGCCGGCACCTCGCACGAGGCCTACCTCAAGGCGATGTTCACCGACGCCGAGATCCACTCCTACCCGGATAACGATGCGCTGCGCGCGGCGCTGCGCCGCGGCGAGGTCGACTTCATCTTTGGCGATGCGATCTCGCTGGCGTTCTGGATCAACGGCACGGACTCGGACGGGTGCTGCGCGTTCTCCGGCGGACCCTTCGTCGAAAGCCGCTATTTCGGCGAGGGCGTCGGCATCGCCGTGCGCAAGGGCAACGACCTGCTGCGGCAGTCGCTGAACTGGGCGCTGTTCAGGATCTGGGAAAAAGGCCGCTACACCGATCTGTGGCTGCGTTACTTCTCGATCAGCCCGTTTTGA
- a CDS encoding SCO family protein, with translation MPQTTRPLVIFAAFAASLAVGLFLMLWAIGGLRTVAAPAAIGGPFQLTDQSGQTVTDKNLQGKPTLIFFGFTHCPDVCPTSLFEISEVLKAMGKDADRVNAYFVSVDPERDTAAAMKDYLSSFDPHLKGLTGDPASIAKVLSSYRVYAKKVPLKDGDYTMDHTALIYLMDRDGHFVAPFNLKRTPEEAAADLKRYL, from the coding sequence ATGCCCCAGACCACCCGCCCGCTGGTGATCTTCGCCGCCTTCGCCGCCAGCCTCGCGGTCGGCCTGTTCCTCATGCTGTGGGCGATCGGTGGCCTGCGCACCGTGGCCGCGCCGGCCGCGATCGGCGGTCCGTTCCAGCTTACCGACCAGTCCGGCCAGACCGTCACCGACAAGAATCTGCAGGGCAAGCCGACCCTGATCTTCTTCGGCTTCACCCATTGCCCGGACGTCTGCCCGACCTCGCTGTTCGAGATCTCCGAGGTCCTCAAGGCGATGGGCAAGGACGCTGACCGCGTGAATGCCTATTTCGTCTCGGTCGATCCGGAGCGCGACACCGCAGCCGCGATGAAGGACTATCTGTCGAGCTTCGATCCGCATCTCAAGGGCCTGACCGGCGATCCCGCGTCGATCGCCAAGGTGCTGTCGAGCTACCGCGTCTACGCCAAGAAGGTGCCGCTGAAGGATGGTGACTACACGATGGATCACACCGCGCTGATCTATCTGATGGACCGCGACGGCCATTTCGTTGCGCCGTTCAATCTGAAACGGACGCCGGAAGAGGCCGCGGCCGATCTCAAACGGTATCTCTGA
- a CDS encoding FAD-binding dehydrogenase — MADDADVIVIGAGLAGLVAATEIADAGKRVIVLDQEGEQSLGGQAFWSFGGLFLVDSPEQRRLGIKDSADLALQDWMGTAGFDRAEDHWPRKWAEAYVGFAAGEKRDWLRAMGHRIFPVVGWAERGGYDAMGHGNSVPRFHVTWGTGPGIVEPFERRARAAANSGRLVFKFRHRVDALSVSNGTVDGVSGAILEPSSVERGKSSSRKVDGDFSLRAQAVIVASGGIGGNHDLVRQNWPQRLGEPPKFMISGVPEHVDGRMIGITEQAGGRLINRDRMWHYVEGIQNWNPIWPRHGIRILPGPSSMWFDATGKRLPAPLFPGSDTLGQLHYIMSTGYDYSWFILTQSIIKKEFALSGSEQNPDLTGKSWRMTIKRATNKGAPAPVEAFKQHGADFIVRDNLADLVGAMNKLAGNDLLKLDAIKAQIEARDREITNPYVKDAQVMNLHNARRYIGDRLIRTAKPHRILDPDHGPLIAVKLNILTRKTLGGFETDLESRVFGNDHQIIRGLYAAGEAAGFGGGGMHGYRSLEGTFLGGCLFSGRNAGRAAAKAVG, encoded by the coding sequence ATGGCTGACGATGCAGATGTGATCGTGATTGGCGCGGGCCTTGCCGGCCTCGTCGCCGCGACCGAGATCGCCGATGCCGGCAAACGCGTCATCGTGCTGGATCAGGAAGGGGAACAGAGCCTCGGCGGCCAGGCCTTCTGGTCGTTCGGCGGCTTGTTCCTGGTCGATTCGCCGGAACAGCGCCGGCTCGGCATCAAGGACTCCGCTGACCTCGCGCTACAGGACTGGATGGGCACCGCCGGTTTCGATCGCGCAGAGGACCACTGGCCGCGCAAATGGGCCGAAGCCTATGTCGGCTTCGCGGCCGGCGAGAAGCGCGACTGGCTGCGCGCGATGGGCCATCGCATCTTCCCGGTGGTCGGCTGGGCCGAGCGCGGCGGCTATGACGCGATGGGCCACGGCAATTCGGTGCCCCGCTTTCATGTCACCTGGGGCACCGGCCCCGGCATCGTCGAGCCGTTCGAGCGCCGTGCGCGCGCGGCTGCGAACAGCGGACGGCTGGTGTTCAAGTTCCGGCATCGCGTCGATGCGCTCAGCGTCAGCAACGGCACGGTCGACGGCGTCAGCGGCGCGATCCTGGAACCGAGCTCGGTCGAACGCGGCAAGAGCTCCTCGCGCAAGGTGGACGGCGACTTTTCGCTGCGCGCACAGGCCGTCATCGTCGCCTCCGGCGGCATCGGCGGCAATCACGACCTGGTCAGGCAGAACTGGCCGCAACGACTCGGCGAACCGCCGAAGTTCATGATCTCCGGCGTGCCCGAACACGTCGACGGCCGCATGATCGGGATCACCGAGCAGGCCGGCGGCCGGCTGATCAACCGCGACCGCATGTGGCACTATGTCGAGGGCATCCAGAACTGGAACCCGATCTGGCCGCGTCATGGCATCCGGATCCTGCCGGGACCGTCGTCGATGTGGTTCGACGCCACGGGCAAGCGGCTGCCGGCGCCACTGTTCCCTGGCTCCGACACGCTCGGGCAGCTGCATTACATCATGAGCACCGGCTACGATTATTCCTGGTTCATCCTGACCCAGAGCATCATCAAGAAGGAGTTCGCGCTCTCCGGCTCCGAGCAGAACCCTGACCTCACCGGCAAAAGCTGGCGCATGACGATCAAGCGCGCCACCAACAAGGGCGCGCCGGCGCCGGTCGAGGCGTTCAAGCAGCACGGCGCCGACTTCATCGTGCGCGACAACCTCGCCGACCTCGTCGGCGCCATGAACAAGCTCGCGGGCAACGACCTGCTGAAGCTCGATGCGATCAAGGCGCAGATCGAGGCGCGCGACCGCGAGATCACCAACCCCTATGTCAAGGATGCGCAGGTGATGAACCTGCACAACGCGCGGCGCTATATCGGCGACCGGCTGATCCGGACCGCGAAGCCGCACCGCATCCTCGATCCCGACCACGGCCCGCTGATCGCGGTGAAGCTCAACATCCTGACCCGCAAGACGCTCGGCGGCTTCGAGACCGACCTCGAGTCGCGCGTGTTCGGCAACGACCATCAGATCATCCGCGGGCTCTATGCCGCTGGCGAAGCCGCCGGCTTCGGCGGCGGCGGCATGCACGGCTATCGCTCGCTCGAAGGCACCTTCCTCGGCGGCTGCCTGTTCTCCGGCCGCAACGCCGGGCGCGCGGCGGCGAAGGCGGTGGGCTAG